The Euleptes europaea isolate rEulEur1 chromosome 2, rEulEur1.hap1, whole genome shotgun sequence genome has a segment encoding these proteins:
- the NSUN4 gene encoding 5-methylcytosine rRNA methyltransferase NSUN4 has translation MNYSVQLGSLWPSIRISLLSEQKYGALFNNFSDIQQVTQELERLDAVDFIWESQKVVQNLDSTGGKQASEPAMLTGTLAVPAESQPESLPCLSTLISPNIKCYTFPKGDISLFLPARPDTLGILGYYLLDAASVLPVLALNVQPGDFVLDLCAAPGGKTLALLQTGCCRELAANDISISRTGRLNSVLCSYIPRNIRDIVRITSWDGRKWGDLEANTYDRVLVDVPCTNDRHSVMEEDNNMFKSMRKGERQMLPMLQLELLVAGIRAAKPGGEVVYSTCTLSQLQNEYVVERAVELLKIQYDIDVHVEDLSIFRRLFQDTFSFFPNCRLGELVLPHLTANFGPMYFCKLHRLG, from the exons ATGAATTACAGTGTGCAGCTTGGCAGCCTCTGGCCTTCGATCCGTATCAGTCTTCTCTCAGAGCAGAAATATGGAGCTCTTTTCAACAATTTCTCCGATATACAGCAGGTCACTCAGGAACTGGAACGTCTGGATGCGGTGGATTTCATCTGGGAATCTCAGAAAGTGGTGCAAAATCTGGATTCCACAGGAGGGAAACAGGCTAGTGAACCAGCCATGTTAACAGGAACTCTGGCTGTACCTGCTGAGTCTCAACCAGAATCACTTCCTTGTCTTTCTACACTAATTAGCCCCAACATCAAGTGTTACACATTCCCCAAAGGAGACATTAGCCTCTTTCTTCCAGCCAG ACCAGACACCCTTGGAATTCTGGGCTACTACCTCTTGGATGCTGCATCAGTCCTCCCTGTATTGGCTCTCAATGTGCAGCCTGGTGACTTTGTCCTTGACCTTTGTGCAGCACCAGGTGGAAAGACGCTAGCCCTTCTACAGACTGGATGTTGTC GAGAGCTAGCAGCCAATGATATCTCTATTTCTCGTACTGGCCGGTTGAATAGCGTTCTCTGTAGCTACATTCCCCGAAACATCCGTGACATAGTGCGGATTACGTCGTGGGACGGAAGGAAGTGGGGAGACCTAGAGGCAAACACTTACGATAGG GTGCTTGTGGATGTGCCATGCACAAACGATCGGCACTCAGTCATGGAAGAGGACAATAACATGTTCAAAAGCATGAGAAAAGGGGAGCGTCAGATGTTGCCAATGCTCCAGCTGGAGTTGCTTGT TGCTGGGATCCGTGCTGCTAAGCCAGGAGGAGAGGTGGTGTACTCAACATGTACCTTGTCTCAGCTTCAAAATGAGTATGTGGTTGAGAGAGCAGTGGAGTTACTGAAAATCCAATATGACATCGATGTCCATGTTGAAGACCTGAGCATTTTCCGGAGACTTTTCCAGgacacattttctttctttccaaactGCCGACTTGGGGAGCTTGTTCTTCCCCACCTCACAGCCAACTTTGGTCCTATGTATTTTTGCAAATTGCACAGATTGGGATAG